A single Candoia aspera isolate rCanAsp1 chromosome 9, rCanAsp1.hap2, whole genome shotgun sequence DNA region contains:
- the YKT6 gene encoding synaptobrevin homolog YKT6: protein MKLYSLSVLYKGDPKVHLLKAAYDVSSFSFFQRSSVQEFMTFTSQLIVERSEPGSRASVKEQEYLCHVYVRNDGLAGVVIADNEYPSRVCFTLLDKVLDEFSRQVNRIDWPSGSPATINYTALDGYLSKYQNPRDADAMSKVQAELDETKVILHNTMESLLERGEKLDDLVAKSEILGTQSKAFYKTARKQNSCCDIM, encoded by the exons atgAAGCTTTACAGTCTTAGTGTTCTTTACAAAGGTGATCCCAAAGTGCACTTACTGAAGGCTGCCTATGATGTATCATCATTTAGTTTCTTCCAGAGATCAAG TGTTCAAGAATTTATGACCTTTACAAGTCAACTGATAGTAGAGCGTTCAGAGCCTGGAAGCAGAGCTTCTGTAAAGGAACAAG AATACCTCTGCCACGTTTATGTACGGAATGATGGTTTGGCTGGAGTGGTAATTGCAGATAATGAATATCCATCCCGGGTTTGTTTCACTTTGTTGGATAAG GTACTTGATGAATTCTCTAGGCAAGTTAATAGGATAGACTGGCCTTCTGGGTCTCCAGCAACGATAAACTATACAGCCTTGGATGGATACCTTAGTAAATATCAG AATCCTCGTGATGCCGATGCAATGTCAAAAGTGCAAGCCGAATTGGACGAGACCAAAGTTATCCTG CACAACACAATGGAGTCCTTGTTAGAACGAGGAGAGAAATTGGATGACTTAGTGGCCAAGTCAGAGATTCTTGGAACTCAGTCAAAAGCCTTTTACAAAACT GCCCGCAAGCAGAATTCATgctgtgacatcatgtga